In Williamsoniiplasma luminosum, the genomic stretch AAAAGAATCCGATCAATAAGAAAATTCCGACCCCAGAATTAATTCTTCCAGTCACTCCAAGTAGTCCAGCTAAAACACCAGCAAAAAACGCAGCAGTGGCTCCAGCAAGCAACGGTCATCTTTTTGGTAAGTTAACCCCGAACAACATCGGTTCACTAATTCCAAAAATTGCAGCAATGGAATAGTTAGCCGCATCACGTTTTGTTGTCGCGTTTTTAGTAATTAATCAAACTCCAATTAAGGCTCCAAATTGCCCTCAAGCTCCGACATCAGTGACAAATGTAAAACTTCCAAATCCTTGGTGTACCATTGCGTCAATTCCAAAAATGAAACCAAGCGGCACATGAGCCCCGAATAATACAGCAATTTGGATAATTGCTCCACTAATTCCAACTCCAATCCCTCCAGGGATTTTAGTTAAGAAGTGAACTCCGATTCCGATAATTTTTTCAAGATAAAATCAGATTGGCCCAAAAACAAAGAAAGCAGGTAATGTTGTTAAACCAATCACAAGAAATCATCTGAATGTTAATTCTATTTGTGCAGGGATTCAAGTGATAATTCAATTATCAATTTTTTTAGCTAAAAAAATTGAAGCAATAATGACAAATATTTTAGTATTTTGAGGAGTAATAATATATGCATTTAATGGTGGAATACCAACCATCGAACTACCATCAATCACGATAATTCCAGTGTTTAATTGTTCTCCTTGGGCTAATATTCATTGTTGTCCTTGCATACCAGCTCCCCCATTTCCAAACATGAATGGTGCACACAAAATAACACCAATAGCCACTAAACACGGAAAAATAAATTCTACAATTTAAGAATTAATAGCGCTAGCGGAAGCTGGCGTTTTTCAATTCAATACTTTTTGTTTTCTTTTAAAATTATATCACTCTATATATTCTGATATACACTTATAAATTTCATCAAATTTCATTTTTGTAGTAGCTAGCTGATTTAAATATTCTCCTTTTAAACAACCAAAGAAATATTCAGCTTCTCGGTTATCTAATGAATTCCCAACCCTTCCCATCGAGGTTTTGGCATTAATAGTTTTTAATCTATCAAGAACTTTATAACTAGAATATTGAAAACCATGATCAGAATGAAAGATAAAGTTTTTTCTTTTTAAACCATCAATTGTATCTAAAACGAGTTGGACGTTATTTGATTGAGATAATTTTCATGATTCAATCATTTTAGTTTTATGACTAATAGCAATCGATAAATAAGCAAAATTTTCAGCTGCATCAGCAGGAATATAGCTAACATCAGTTGCTATTATGTTGTCTTCTTCAGGATTAAAGTTTCTTCTTACAAGATCCTCAAATTTAACATCAGTATTTTTATTTTCCATTTTTTTTCTTTTTTTGCCTTGTTAAGCAAACTAAATTTCATCTAACCATGTAGTTTCTAAGGGTTCTTTCGTCAATAATGATACCTTCTTCCGCTAATTCGACTGTTATTCTTTTGCTGCCTAAAATTTTATTGTTCTTCTTGAAAATGTCCGTAACTTTCTTTCTTAAATAGTCAAACTTATATTTTCTAACAACTGCTTTTTTGTACATTGTTGTTCTATGCATGCCTAAAATTTTGGCTTTTAGTGGTTTAGATAGCGTGTCAAATGTGTTTAAATTTTCCTTTTCTTTTTTGTTTCGTTGTTCTTTGATTCAATGTTCAAGAATTTCATTTTTTTGTTCTTCTGTTAAATCATTAATAATTTGGGGAATATCAGAGTCGTCTCTTTTGTTTGGTCTTCCTGAACCTTTTTTGCTTTTAAATGTTTCCATACCTAAATTATCTAATAATTTTGCTTTTTTTCTAATTCAACGTCTAAGTTCTCTTAAAGTTGGGTTGTGTTTCCTTATCTTTAAGTATCACTTTACAGCATCGTTCATCCCTTGTTCTTTATAGATTTCTATAACATTAATTCATTGTTCTTTAGTTAGTTGTTTTGGCATAAAAAATTCCACACTTTCTTTTTTGAATGTGTAGAATTATTTTTTCCGTGTTTACACCGACATCGGTCTATTAAAATCGAAATATTTACCAGCAGAATATGCAATAAAAATTCCAAAAAACATGAATGCTGATTTACCCATCACTCATAAAATAACCCAAAGGATTGGAGAGTCAGGGGTTATGATATTATTTAAAATATCTTTTGGAACTAAACCAATCCCGTCATAACTCAAGATTCCTAAAATTGCTTGAAACAATCCCATTCCAATTAAAACAGGAATTAAAGGAACCATAATATTTCCAAACATTCCTAAAAATCGGTAAAAAATTGGGACTTTAACATTATGTTTGGTAGTGAAATCCCCTTCTTTTTCCTGGTTTAAAATCACGATTTGATCTTTAACCTTATAAACATCTTGACCGATGATAATTTGAATTTGTTTACCATTTCAAACTATCCCTTTTACTAGTTCAACTTTTCTGATTGCATCAACATCAACTTTATCAACATCAATGATTCTAAAACGCAATCTTGTTATACAGTTGAAAACTTCTTCATAATTAGCAGGTCCGCCAACTAGTTTGTTAAGTTTCTTACCGATTCGGCGATAAGTATTATCGCCTTCAAAAAATTCCAAAAAGTTTGGTTTTATTTTTTGTTTTGCTGCGTTTTTAATTAACGAAAACTCACCAATCAAATCCCCTTGCTTAACAGTTTTATTTTGATTTAATAATTTAAATTCAAAATCTTTACCAATTCCATCAATCGTAATTGGACAAACTGTGCTTAATCCTGATTTTTCGATCATATCTAAATCAGCATTAACAATTTTGGTTTTTAAAGAAATGTCTTGATTAATTTTTGTCTTTACATCAAAAGGTTTACCGCCAAGTCCAACAGTGTCTAAACCAATATGCATTAAAATATTTACACCTTCAACTTCAAAAAAGAAAGCATGTTTTGTGTCTGCAATTAGAGCTATTGTACCTTGATCAATTGGTGAATAAAATTCATTATTTTTTGGTTTAATAAAAAAACCATCACCCAACATTTTTTCACTAAAAATGCCATCATGAAGGTTTTCGATTAAATCAATTTCTCCATCAACTGGAGCATAAATTTTAATTTTTTTCATTTTATTTTTTTCCTTTCCTCTCAATCTTAAAACAGAGATATTTAAATTCCAAAACAAACCAAAAAATTAAATACCACTTTCATTTTATGAAAGTGGTAATTTTAATTTATCTCTTTAAAGATTATTTTTTGTTTATTTTTTTTATTAAAACTTATGTACGAACTTGAATTTTTTGATTCTTTAATTCTAACTTATTTGCTTTTTCCATTTCACTAATTTCTTTGGCAAAATTTATTTCAGCTTCATCAAATTCATCTAAGCGATAAGCAATTCTTAATGAATTTAAAATACTATTATATTTTCTACTGATTTTATCTTTTTCCATCTCATTAAGTTTTTTCATTCCATTTACTATTTTTAAATATTTATCTTTTAAGTTATTTTGAAAGTCATAAACAAAACGATCATCAACTTCGCTACTTATTTTTTTAAGTTCGATTTTCAATTTTGCTATTTTTTCTTCAAAAGGTTTCACATCGTATTTTCCATATAATAGTTCTGCTTGTTTATCTTTACCCTTTTGCATTAATTTTTTGCCTTTTAAAATAAATTTGTCTTTATATAAAATCAATTGTGTTTCAACATGTGCGAGATTATCTTGTACTTTAGCAATTTTTTGATATTGTTTTTCAATACTTTTTATTTTGCTTGCATCTTCTTTTGAAATTAAAGCAGAAATTGAAACTAAATTTTTTAATAAATCTTGTGCTTGTTGTTCATTAATGTATTTTTTAGTTAATAAATATTTAACAAATAATTTATCGTTTTTGATTAATTGTTTTTTTTCTGAAGTTCTTTCTCTGTACATTAACATGGTTAATCCCATTGCTAAACCAGCAGCAGCTATTCAACAAAGTAACATATATAATCCATTTAATCAACCTGGTAAATATCCAAGCGTTACACCATCGAATCCAAATCCGGATGAATTAGAAAAGTAACCAACAATTCCTAATATTCCGATTCCGGTAGTAACCCTTGCTGTAACACCTAACAGACTAGCCATAATACCAACTACAAAAGAAGCTAATGCCCCGGCATATAATGGTCGTCTTTTTGGTAAATTCACCGCAAACAATAGTGGTTCGGCAACACCAAATATTGCCGGGATCGCGGTACTTATCGCATCGCGTCGGGTCGCCGCATTTCGAGTTACAATTGCCACACCAAGAGTTGCTCCTCATTGTGCTCAAACTGATAGATTACCAACTTCTTGGAATGTTGAAAATCCTTGATGTGTCATTGTATCTATTGAATAAATTGTCATCAGAACAACATGTGCCCCAAATAAAACAAAGAACATTTGAATCCCAAAAAGGAAACCAACCCCAAGACCTATTGGTGCTTTAGAAATATAATGAATTCCAATTCCTAAAACTTTTTCAATATAAAATCATATTGGTCCAAAAACAAAGAATGTTGGAATTGTTACTAAACCTACGACAAATACTCATCTAAATGTCAATTCGATATATGAAGGAATTCATTTAACAACTCAACTATCTACTTGTTTAGCTAATCAAATAGCTGCTATAATTACGAAAATTTTAGTATTTTGTGGAGCAATAACATAGGCATTTATTGGCGCCATACCCATATGCTCCATATTTCCATCAATAACCAGAATACCTGTATTTAAAGGATCTCCTTGTGCCAATATTCATTGTTGCCCTTGCATGGTTGGACCCCCATTTCCAAACATAAATGGGGCACATAAAATAAGTCCAATAGCAATAGACATCGGTCTATTGAATTCGAAGAATTTACCAGCACTATAGGCTATTAAAATTCCAATAAATAATGTCGCAGCTCTACCCATGACCCATAAAACAACTCAATATATTGGAGAATCGGGACTAATTTTATTATTTAAAATATCCTTTGGAACTAGATTTAGTCCATCATAACTCAATATTCCAAGAACAGCTTGAAACATCCCTAAACCAATAAAGACCGGAATTAGCGGCATCATAATGTTTCCAAACATCGACAAAAATCTAAAAAAAACAGGTCCTTTTGATTGAGGTTTCTTTGTAAGGAACTCATCACTTCCATTCTGATTTAAAAGAATTATTGCATCTTTAAGTCTGAATACATCTTGTCCAATAATAATTTGTAATTGATTACCATTTCAAATAATTCCTTTTACGAGTGGAATTTTTTTAATTGCATCAACATCCACTTTGTTGGTGTCAATAGTTCGAAAACGTAATCTAGTCATACAGTTGAATACTTCTGTATAGTTTTCAGGACCACCAACTGCTTTATTGATTTGTTTTCCAACTTTCCGATATGTATTATCTCCTTGGAAAAATTCTCTGAAACTCATTTGAATTTCATGAATGTTTTCTTGGTTTTCAACTAATAAAAACTCACCAATTAAATCACCTTGTTTAACAGCTTTATTTTGATTTAATAATTTAAATTCAAAAGTCTTGTCAATACCATCAATTGTAATTGGGCAAACTGAACTTAATCCTGATTTTTCAATCATATCTAAATCAACGTCAACAATTTTAGTTTTCAAATCAACATCTTGATTTAATTTTGTTTTTAGATCAAATGGTTTACCATCAAGTCCGACAGTGTCCAAACCAATATGCATTAAAACATTAACACCTTCAATTTCAAAAAAGAAAGCATGTTTTGTATCTGCAATTAAAGCTATTTTTCCATGATCAATCGGTGAATAAAATGCACTCTTTTTTGGTTTAATGAAAAAACCGTCACCCAACATTTTTTCACTAAAAATGCCATCATTAAGGTTTTCGATTAAATCAATTTCCCCATCAACTGGAGAATAAATTTGTATTTTTTTCATTTAATTTTCTTTTTCCTTTCCCGTTTATTTTATGATTAATAAAAATAAAAATTTGTCTTCAAATAAATTAAAAAACAGTTTCTAAATCAGATAGTGTTTTCATTTAAAATGCCTTTTCCTGGCTTTTCTTGTCTAAAAAACAAATAAGTTATGAATTAGTGACTTTTGAATAGGTGTATAATTTGAATAGAAAAACGGAGTGTTATATGAAACCAACAAAACCACTAGTCGCCATTACAGGAGCATCATCTGGAATCGGTAAAGCAACAGCGAAATTATTTGCAGAAAAAGGATATCCAGTTTTATTGATGGCTCGACGTGTTCAGTTATTAGATGAAATGGACATTGGACATAAAATTACTGCCAAAGTCGATGTCACTGACATCGAACAAATTCGTCAAGCAATAAAAAAAGCAGAAGCGGTTTATGGACCAGTTGATTTATTAATTAATAATGCTGGAATTATGCCAATGGATAAATATGTGGACCAGTCGCTTAAAGACAAATATGACACATTAGATGTAAATATTAAAGGGGTTGTGAACGGGATGGATTGTGTTTTAAAAGATATGAATGCTCGTCAACATGGAACAATTATTAATTTATCATCCGTGGCTGGACGTTGAACTTCAATTGATCATGCTTTATACAACGGAGCTAAATTTGCAGTTAATGCAATCACTGAACAAGCCAGACGAGAAAATGCTGAAAATAATGTGCGTTTTACTTTAATTGAACCTGGAATGGTTGATACTAATTTATTGGATACAACAACCAATCAAGAAGTCTTAGATGCTTATTTGATTAATAAGAATCGTTTAAAAGGTGGTTTGATTGCTAAAGATATCGCTGATGCAATCTTATATACTTATGAACTACCGCAACACATCAGTATTAAAGAACTGCTGATCACACATACTCAACAAAAAATTTAAAATTCAAAAAATGCTTTCTTTTTATAAAAGCATTTTTTGTTTTTGCTTTAAATTAAGATTTTAAATTGATTAATTTTTAAAATACTTAAGAAGGTCAAAATCGGGTTTAAAAATTGTTTAGATAAATTCATCAAATTTTAAAAACAAATTAAATATTTTGCACCTTTTAACATGTTAAAGGAGAAAAATATGCAAAAGAAAAAAGTTGGGATAACTATTTATCCAGAACAAGCGCCATTAAATGAAACTTTAGATTATTTGGAGCGTGCTAAAAAATTAGGCTATGAACTAGTGTTTGTAAGTTTTGTACATTTAAAAAAAGAACAACAAAAAGAACTGGAAATGACAATCCAAGCTACAAAATATGCAAGCAAGTTAGGATATTATGTCATTGCTGATGTTGCTCCTTCAAGTTTTGAACTGTTAAATGTTCCAAAAAATAATTATGAAAAAATTAAAGCAATGGGAATTTCATGCCTTCGTTTTGATCTACCACTAACAGCGATGGAATTAGCTTTTATATCACACAACGAGTATGGAGTTGATATTCAAATTAATATGAGTAGTAACGACCATTTGATTGATACTATTTTAGATTATCAACCTGCAAGAACAAGAATTAGTGGGTGCCACAATTTCTATCCTCAAAAAAATACTGCTTTACCTTTAGCTTTTTTTCATGATTGCAACCAAAAATTTGTCAAACATAACATCGAAACTGCAGCATTTATTGGTTCTCATTTTGGAAATCAAGGAGTTGCTAGTGTGAATAAGGAATTACCAACCCTAGAAGCGACTAGAAATTTACCATGCTCAACTCAAGCAAAATTATTGTTTTATTCAAATGAAATAAATAATGTGATGTTCGGAAACGCATTTGCTAGTCAAGAAGAATTAGAAGAGGTTGTTGAAATCAATCGTGATACGATCGCTTTAAAAGTAATTTTAGAAAATGATATTACTCAAGAAGAAAAAACAATTTTAAATTTTCCCCAACATTTTAGTCGTGGAGATATTGCAGAATTTTTTATTCGTTCTGTTTATTCAAGAATTGTTTTTAAAGATTTTAAAGTAACACCAAAAAATAAACAATCAATTTTTAATCGTGGGGATGTTGTGATTATGAATGAAAATGGTAATAGCTACAAAGGCGAAGCACACATTATTTTAAAAGACAATTTTGAAATAGAAAATAATCAATATAATTTGGTTGGGAAAATTGATCCCAACGAAATAATTTTACTAGATTATGTTAAACCTTGAGCAGTTTTTAAATTTGAATTTTAAAACTTTAAACGCAATAATTATTAAAAATTTAAACATTCCAAACAAAAATTTTCACTCTTTGTTTGAAATGTTTTTCATCTAATTTTTTAAGAATTAAAAATAAGTTTCTTTATTGAAAAGTACTATTTTGTTCTAGTGGTTATCTATTGTTTATTTCAAATTAATAGAAAATATTATTGTGTTGAAACTTTAGGTATTCAATCAATATAGGAGTGAAAATATGGAAAATAGAAAAAAAGATTTTTTATGAGGAGGTGCAACCTCTGCAAGTCAGGCTGAAGGAAATTTCGAAAATAACGGTCATTCTTTAAGCGTTTGACAAATGATTCCTTATATAAAATTACAAGATCGAGCATCTATTCCTTTGAATTTTGAATCATTTACAAAAGCATGAGTTGAAGAAGTGTTTGAAAATAAACAAGGTTTACACTATCCAAAACGTTTTGGATCAGATTATTACAACCGATGAAAAGAAGATATTGATTTATTAGCAGAAGCTAAA encodes the following:
- a CDS encoding PTS transporter subunit EIIC, whose protein sequence is MAIGVILCAPFMFGNGGAGMQGQQWILAQGEQLNTGIIVIDGSSMVGIPPLNAYIITPQNTKIFVIIASIFLAKKIDNWIITWIPAQIELTFRWFLVIGLTTLPAFFVFGPIWFYLEKIIGIGVHFLTKIPGGIGVGISGAIIQIAVLFGAHVPLGFIFGIDAMVHQGFGSFTFVTDVGAWGQFGALIGVWLITKNATTKRDAANYSIAAIFGISEPMLFGVNLPKRWPLLAGATAAFFAGVLAGLLGVTGRINSGVGIFLLIGFFSNSSGNGFDAVTLGYLPGWQNGLYMLLCVGVSIGLGILFTMFLYKERVSEKRQLIKNDKLFVKYLLTKKYINEQQAQDLLNNLISISTLISKEDGKKIKDIEKQYQRIAKVQDKISHTETQLILYKDKFILKGKKLLKRGKKPQAELLYEKYDTKAFEDKIAKFKIELEKLKGEIDDQFIYDFQNHLKDKYLKIVNEMPELNEVEKDKITRRYQSILNSLRITYRLDEFDDAEINFAKEIGKMKKANKLELKTKKVQVHT
- a CDS encoding DDE-type integrase/transposase/recombinase, yielding MENKNTDVKFEDLVRRNFNPEEDNIIATDVSYIPADAAENFAYLSIAISHKTKMIESWKLSQSNNVQLVLDTIDGLKRKNFIFHSDHGFQYSSYKVLDRLKTINAKTSMGRVGNSLDNREAEYFFGCLKGEYLNQLATTKMKFDEIYKCISEYIEWYNFKRKQKVLNWKTPASASAINS
- a CDS encoding glucose PTS transporter subunit IIA, with the translated sequence MKKIKIYAPVDGEIDLIENLHDGIFSEKMLGDGFFIKPKNNEFYSPIDQGTIALIADTKHAFFFEVEGVNILMHIGLDTVGLGGKPFDVKTKINQDISLKTKIVNADLDMIEKSGLSTVCPITIDGIGKDFEFKLLNQNKTVKQGDLIGEFSLIKNAAKQKIKPNFLEFFEGDNTYRRIGKKLNKLVGGPANYEEVFNCITRLRFRIIDVDKVDVDAIRKVELVKGIVWNGKQIQIIIGQDVYKVKDQIVILNQEKEGDFTTKHNVKVPIFYRFLGMFGNIMVPLIPVLIGMGLFQAILGILSYDGIGLVPKDILNNIITPDSPILWVILWVMGKSAFMFFGIFIAYSAGKYFDFNRPMSV
- a CDS encoding glucose PTS transporter subunit IIA; protein product: MKKIQIYSPVDGEIDLIENLNDGIFSEKMLGDGFFIKPKKSAFYSPIDHGKIALIADTKHAFFFEIEGVNVLMHIGLDTVGLDGKPFDLKTKLNQDVDLKTKIVDVDLDMIEKSGLSSVCPITIDGIDKTFEFKLLNQNKAVKQGDLIGEFLLVENQENIHEIQMSFREFFQGDNTYRKVGKQINKAVGGPENYTEVFNCMTRLRFRTIDTNKVDVDAIKKIPLVKGIIWNGNQLQIIIGQDVFRLKDAIILLNQNGSDEFLTKKPQSKGPVFFRFLSMFGNIMMPLIPVFIGLGMFQAVLGILSYDGLNLVPKDILNNKISPDSPIYWVVLWVMGRAATLFIGILIAYSAGKFFEFNRPMSIAIGLILCAPFMFGNGGPTMQGQQWILAQGDPLNTGILVIDGNMEHMGMAPINAYVIAPQNTKIFVIIAAIWLAKQVDSWVVKWIPSYIELTFRWVFVVGLVTIPTFFVFGPIWFYIEKVLGIGIHYISKAPIGLGVGFLFGIQMFFVLFGAHVVLMTIYSIDTMTHQGFSTFQEVGNLSVWAQWGATLGVAIVTRNAATRRDAISTAIPAIFGVAEPLLFAVNLPKRRPLYAGALASFVVGIMASLLGVTARVTTGIGILGIVGYFSNSSGFGFDGVTLGYLPGWLNGLYMLLCWIAAAGLAMGLTMLMYRERTSEKKQLIKNDKLFVKYLLTKKYINEQQAQDLLKNLVSISALISKEDASKIKSIEKQYQKIAKVQDNLAHVETQLILYKDKFILKGKKLMQKGKDKQAELLYGKYDVKPFEEKIAKLKIELKKISSEVDDRFVYDFQNNLKDKYLKIVNGMKKLNEMEKDKISRKYNSILNSLRIAYRLDEFDEAEINFAKEISEMEKANKLELKNQKIQVRT
- a CDS encoding SDR family oxidoreductase, with translation MKPTKPLVAITGASSGIGKATAKLFAEKGYPVLLMARRVQLLDEMDIGHKITAKVDVTDIEQIRQAIKKAEAVYGPVDLLINNAGIMPMDKYVDQSLKDKYDTLDVNIKGVVNGMDCVLKDMNARQHGTIINLSSVAGRWTSIDHALYNGAKFAVNAITEQARRENAENNVRFTLIEPGMVDTNLLDTTTNQEVLDAYLINKNRLKGGLIAKDIADAILYTYELPQHISIKELLITHTQQKI
- a CDS encoding DUF871 domain-containing protein; this encodes MQKKKVGITIYPEQAPLNETLDYLERAKKLGYELVFVSFVHLKKEQQKELEMTIQATKYASKLGYYVIADVAPSSFELLNVPKNNYEKIKAMGISCLRFDLPLTAMELAFISHNEYGVDIQINMSSNDHLIDTILDYQPARTRISGCHNFYPQKNTALPLAFFHDCNQKFVKHNIETAAFIGSHFGNQGVASVNKELPTLEATRNLPCSTQAKLLFYSNEINNVMFGNAFASQEELEEVVEINRDTIALKVILENDITQEEKTILNFPQHFSRGDIAEFFIRSVYSRIVFKDFKVTPKNKQSIFNRGDVVIMNENGNSYKGEAHIILKDNFEIENNQYNLVGKIDPNEIILLDYVKPWAVFKFEF